In a single window of the Thunnus albacares chromosome 1, fThuAlb1.1, whole genome shotgun sequence genome:
- the atmin gene encoding ATM interactor, with protein sequence MLLLGLPAKHRTDCQHRNMAASATAKANNRDNASTDSLKCHEEPLSQHREIIKPTIMELTKEVRTNILCTVEGCGKILPNTPALNMHLVKSHRVKDGIVNPTVRKDMKGSQKLYCCPIEGCPRGPNRPFSQFSLVKQHFMKMHAEKKHKCSKCNNGYSTEWDLKRHIEDCGRTYQCTCGCPYASRAALLSHIYRTGHEIPTEHRIPPVKKRKMEKLLSGSEKVKTSESTCQIIPATKELTEGYLPSDTTVHIADSVNQNYNPRKSLQKLLLPKPKMALVSVPVMQLAHLPVLLPSTESGALRSVVLAVDSQGSFSTVHLLPQATGAVVPQLDAKSLGFKDSMPTSRSSLGPISTGVQVSFDTADTEDSVSSLGGQRGRSTSTNIQTDKSYLSKMPTGVGVGEGIGLCSVGESAVSSCSQTDISVSAQVLLPVSVETQTFSSRAKATSTIGAQTDSQCLSQILCSSSSVPPYKTRQTQTYFTMPQSEEKAQDQAIMCSDLFGSDSLSVSTQTTLDIDDPLTATGSSIYEDSKSTGGMCFGVQTDELNSNNMADNQTQTMSLLNDLETILSDSMSSHQVLTEASAGCGSGLGSVQEQPSGIDFDFEEFLNTVHIQTQTEESELGGLGGDTPLESLDIQTQTDFLLMDELDQIEGPSRTQASDLELFDTQTQTDFNFLLNAGSHMPLSSILRHSSFSMSTESSDTETQTDLPSFAPSLSAQTPVSQGEHARLLNSTETQTVTSQVEGLGHLFLTSNETQTVMDDFLSADLAWNMESHFSSVETQTCEELRVLFQHPEKPNS encoded by the exons ATGCTGCTACTGGGGCTCCCTGCCAAACACAGAACGGACTGTCAACATAGAAACATGGCTGCCTCTGCGACGGCCAAGGCGAATAACAGAGATAACGCCTCAACAGACAGCCTGAAATGTCACGAAGAGCCTCTGTCGCAGCATCGGGAAATAATAAAGCCCACCATAATGGAGCTGACCAAAGAAGTGAGGACGAACATCCTCTGCACCGTGGAGGGATGTGGCAAGATTCTCCCCAACACACCTGCATTGAACATGCATCTTGTCAAGTCGCACAGAGTGAAG GATGGTATTGTCAATCCCACGGTCAGAAAGGACATGAAGGGCTCTCAAAAGCTTTACTGCTGTCCCATTGAGGGTTGTCCCAGGGGGCCTAACAGACCCTTCTCCCAGTTCTCCCTGGTTAAGCAA cACTTCATGAAGATGCAtgcagaaaagaaacacaaatgctCAAAGTGCAACAACGGCTACAGCACAGAGTGGGATCTAAAGAGGCACATAGAGGACTGTGGGAGGACCTACCAATGTACATGTGGCTGCCCCTATGCTAGCAGGGCTGCACTGCTCTCGCATATCTACAGGACAGGACACGAGATTCCTACAGAACACAG aattCCCCCAGTAAAAAAGCGGAAGATGGAGAAACTGTTGAGTGGCTCTGAAAAGGTTAAGACCAGCGAGTCAACCTGCCAGATCATACCTGCTACTAAAGAGCTGACAGAGGGCTATCTCCCTTCTGACACAACTGTTCATATCGCAGACTCAGTCAATCAGAACTACAACCCCCGTAAGAGCCTCCAGAAGCTGCTTCTACCCAAACCCAAGATGGCTCTGGTCAGTGTTCCTGTGATGCAGCTGGCCCACCTTCCTGTCCTCCTACCATCCACAGAAAGTGGGGCTCTGAGGTCTGTTGTGCTGGCAGTAGACAGCCAAGGCTCCTTCAGCACCGTTCACCTTCTGCCACAAGCCACGGGAGCTGTGGTACCCCAACTTGATGCTAAGAGTTTGGGTTTCAAGGACAGCATGCCTACTTCCCGCTCTAGCCTTGGACCCATCAGCACAGGGGTGCAGGTCAGTTTCGACACTGCGGACACAGAGGACTCTGTCAGCAGCTTGGGAGGACAGCGAGGAAGGAGCACCTCCACCAACATACAGACGGACAAATCATACTTGTCTAAAATGCCCACAGGGGTGGGTGTTGGGGAGGGGATAGGCTTGTGTTCTGTGGGTGAGTCAGCAGTATCGTCCTGCTCCCAAACAGACATCAGTGTGAGTGCCCAAGTCCTCCTGCCAGTCAGTGTTGAAACCCAGACATTCTCGTCCCGAGCCAAAGCCACATCCACCATTGGAGCTCAGACAGACAGCCAGTGCCTGAGCCAGATTCTTTGCTCCTCCTCATCTGTGCCCCCATACAAAACCAGGCAGACCCAGACCTACTTCACCATGCCACAATCAGAGGAGAAGGCTCAGGACCAGGCTATAATGTGTTCTGACCTATTTGGCAGCGACTCCCTCAGTGTCTCCACCCAGACAACTCTGGACATAGATGACCCTCTCACTGCCACAGGAAGCAGCATATATGAGGACTCCAAGTCAACAGGGGGCATGTGTTTTGGGGTGCAGACAGATGAGCTCAACTCAAACAACATGGCGGACAACCAGACCCAAACCATGTCTTTGCTAAATGACCTAGAAACCATTCTGTCTGACAGCATGTCAAGCCACCAGGTGCTTACGGAGGCCTCTGCAGGCTGTGGGTCAGGTCTGGGCTCTGTTCAGGAGCAACCCAGCGGcattgactttgactttgaagAATTCCTCAATACCGTGCACATccagacacagacagaggagagtGAGCTGGGAGGGCTGGGTGGTGACACGCCATTGGAGTCTCTGGACATCCAGACCCAGACAGATTTCCTCCTGATGGATGAACTGGACCAAATCGAAGGACCAAGTCGAACCCAAGCCAGCGACCTGGAACTATTTGATACTCAGACTCAGACTGACTTCAATTTCCTGCTAAACGCCGGAAGCCACATGCCCCTGAGCAGCATCCTGCGTCATTCAAGTTTTTCTATGAGCACTGAGTCCTcagatacagaaacacagacagatctCCCTTCATTTGCCCCAAGCCTCTCTGCTCAGACACCTGTCAGTCAGGGTGAGCACGCGAGACTGTtgaacagcacagagacacagactgtGACCAGCCAGGTGGAAGGCCTCGGACACCTCTTCCTGACAAGCAAcgaaacacaaacagtcatgGATGACTTCTTGTCAGCAGACCTGGCGTGGAATATGGAGTCTCATTTCAGCTCTGTGGAAACTCAGACATGTGAGGAGCTTCGTGTTCTGTTTCAGCACCCTGAGAAACCCAACAGCTGA
- the si:ch73-103b9.2 gene encoding uncharacterized protein si:ch73-103b9.2, whose product MATLEEMDHTAVNGSDKEDATGEQPYKTAERTHVDALLDISEENFLTELEPHEYHCYSGWEEAVRGWARVAPLSCIFLPQKRDWKPKSKEPDNLTPLSVDPTIRNVDSSAGNAEPRSELQVGPPNSLKKSIPLNQQTGTCSHTTAAAPQPNAPERPALGAMQKNMSHLLVDEKIEEEGALRETPLQPHHLPSKYPSNRPTKPQKHSHRSNNTMVPIKNFTFLPPINSPHVNPQRISGQLCSGKKAPEGETLEENCYMFDKRSSTRGSRMDSNTELPTYAAAPISKHRTCQYNPYLLSTGSVSIPKRFQVPMSSKPDIVHHTSYSVGKSLTQALHSSTAAGAQAHMTPSCLFS is encoded by the exons ATGGCGACCTTGGAGGAAATGGATCACACAGCTGTGAATGGATCAGACAAGGAGGACGCAACTGGGGAGCAGCCTTACAAGACAGCAGAGAGGACACATGTGGATGCCCTTCTGGATATTAGTGAGGAGAACTTCTTGACAGAACTGGAGCCACATGAGTATCACTGTTACTCTGGCTGGGAAGAAGCT GTCCGCGGTTGGGCCAGAGTTGCTCCACTGAGCTGCATATTTCTGCCTCAGAAGAGAGACTGGAAACCAAAGTCTAAGGAGCCTGACAACCTGACCCCCTTGTCTGTTGACCCAACAATCCGTAATGTAGACAGCTCAGCTGGCAATGCTGAGCCACGCAGTGAGTTGCAGGTTGGCCCTCCTAACAGCTTGAAGAAATCCATCCCATTAAACCAGCAAACAGGAACCTGTAGTCACACTACTGCTGCAGCTCCGCAGCCAAATGCTCCAGAACGGCCTGCCCTCGGTGCCATGCAAAAAAACATGTCGCATCTCTTAGTCGATGAGAAGATAGAGGAGGAAGGGGCCCTCAGGGAGACTCCATTGCAGCCTCACCATCTGCCCTCAAAATACCCTTCGAACAGGCCTACTAAGCCTCAGAAACACAGCCATAGGTCCAATAATACAATGGTTCCCATtaaaaacttcacatttttacCTCCGATCAACTCACCACACGTGAATCCACAGAGGATCAGTGGCCAGCTCTGCAGTGGCAAGAAGGCCCCAGAGGGAGAAACCTTAGAGGAAAACtgttacatgtttgataagaggaGCAGCACAAGAGGATCAAGAATGGACTCCAACACAGAGCTTCCCACTTACGCTGCAGCCCCGATCTCCAAGCACCGGACATGTCAGTATAACCCTTACTTGTTGTCTACTGGAAGTGTTTCTATCCCTAAGAGGTTTCAAGTGCCTATGTCTTCAAAACCTGACATAGTGCATCACACCAGCTACTCAGTGGGCAAGAGCCTCACACAGGCGTTGCactccagcactgcagcaggtGCACAAGCCCATATGACCCCAAGCTGCCTGTTCTCTTAA